The sequence CTTCGATCTTTGTTTGCTGTGAATAAGCTCCTTTACAAGTTCCTGTGAACGTGACGGAGATAGAGAGTGATTGATAAGCAATGAAAAgtatataccttaaggtgacaaaATTATTTTCGCGAGTGCTATTTTTGTGagtgagagtaaaatcgcaaaaattttACTCGCAGAAAATGctcattaaaaccacttgcAAGTATTTATATGGAcatataagtacatgtatcagtCCTATaattaggtacatgtagggTTTAGATTTTACCCTCAGCTAAGGATTGAAATAAAGGGACATTAGCCTATACATCAACGGAGTGAACGCTAAGAGTATACACACCGGGCCGGGCCCTAACAGAAAGGTCGTCACTAACCAAACCAAATTCTGTGTGGTATAAGAGCTTCTTCTTAGCAACAAACACACTcaactaattattattataagtataGCCATGCAACCGAATCGTACTTCCTATATTGCCTTTTGTTATATACAAACCACATACCTCCTTGCTCCAGTGTGAGCAGTCGTGATGCATGAGGTCATCCAGACTCACTTCCTCGCTAGTGAAGGATCCTATGCCCTCGCTGCCAATAGAGCTGCATGTGGTGTGACGAATGTGGTTACTGCTGACTGCACCCGCAGGATTGGGGGAGGAGGTCCGTCTCACTGACAGATGGTTACACTCGGCTCCCGTTAGAGTTTTAATTGAGGAAGTGTCTGTTAAAGTGGGCGTGTCTTCTTTTAATTCACGGGTGGGTGATTTAATTATGTTGCTTTCTTCAGGCAGTGTTTTACCTTTATTTTCTTCAGACGAATTTTCTTCTGGTGTCTTTTCTTTTGCACTGTCGATACTAACTAAGGAATTGGAAGGAACTTTCAATGAAGGTGGTTGCAGGTCGTCTACAGATCCTGAGTCTGTTGTGTCAATGCAAGTAATCGATGGTTTAGACGCAGGATTGAGAAGAGATTTTGTTCTCCTCAGAGAGCTGAAAGGATTGTGAATAACATTCGAGAAAGCCGAGGCAGCTGATCGATTTCGTTTAACCTGCGGACTACTCTCAGTACTTGATGTGGATCTATCCAAACATTCCTCCTCCACTCTGAGTCCTTTTTGAGGGATTCTTTGATTGTTTTTCTTCTGTTTGCGACTATCTTGGTACATGTTGATAGCTTGTCTCAGTCCCCCAGATGGTTTACGACTTTTAAATGCACTGGATACAATTTCGCCAGGTGACTTTCCACCATACAAATTCGGTGTACTAGGAGTTGATGATCTATCTGAGTCTTGGCTAATGGTTGAAGTTGTGCTGATTCTAGAAACGGATCCTTCTCTGTACAAGTCTTCCATTGAGTTGATGTCTCTCGGTGGAGATTGCGGGATTGAATTGAGAATGTCTGGATTGTAAGAGGCAAGTAAAGCAATGTTCATTGATCTGCGATGCATCACAGAATTGTCTGCAGAAGTTCGACTAGGCTGTCTTAGTGTTACACCTCTTCTATTGAGTGCAAGTGCTTCTTGGCTGCTAGATAAGGTTGAGGGTCTCGGGTTATGGGAGGAAGTGAAGTTGCTGTCAGAGAGTTGTTTTGCTAGCTTGCTTCGCGAAGGCAAGGTTTGGGACGAGTAGTCCATTAGGGACGGAGGTAAGAGTGACACTGGGTGGAAACCTAGAAGGGTAAGAGGATAAATTACATCACATAGCTTACATCGTATTATGCGTTAATGCATGTTGAATATTCTAAATTGAGAGCCTAGCTCCAAACAAAATACAAACCCTACTGTAAACAAAGGACTATTGCGAGCAAGTTATTTTTAAATGGATTCTCTATAGACTCAACTCATTAGAGAATACCCCAACACATGatacatataatattatgatacTTTTATGTTTATGGCTACAGCTATAAAGGTCACCATGCAGTATGCTTTAAGTGACACTCACCATTTTTGAAGAGTGGTGAGGCCTTGCTGTAGGCCACAGTGTGCTTAGGTTTCTTGCCATCCAGGATCACAGAGGAGGATGTATCTCTCTCTAGACTCAGCGACATTTCAGAGGAGTACTCCTGGTCAGGATCATTTGGTTCTTCGGGATTGACAGTTTTCACAGATTTCGTTCGTAGGGTTACTGTTTCAGATTCAAACTCAGACATATTTTTGACAGCTGATACTAATGAAGGCTGTACACATTCAGTTGTTTCATCCGATAAATGTTCACTTTCAGGCAATCGATTATTTGTTTCATTTTCCGTCTTGTCTTCATGTTGTCTCTCGTCACTGATATATGTAGCTGGTTGCAACTCATCAAGCTTCTCCGCTTCGTTTGACGGACTCCTTTCATCACAAACAATATTTTCTTTCACTCTCCTTTCGTTGTTACTACTCTCGATAACAACACTTTTAGGCCTCCTTCTAACCGGAGCCTTTTCTCTCATACTAACCGAACGAGTTCCTCTACTGAGTGGCCTTGCTCCGTTCAGCCTACTACCACTGGGGGTCCTCGACACTGCAGGAGATCTTGTAGGTGTGGCCGCCGTTGTGGAGGGTCTTGTATTAGGGGTACTGGTAGAAGGGGCCCTTGGTTTAGGCTGTCGCTTGACGCCATTACTTGTAC comes from Halichondria panicea chromosome 3, odHalPani1.1, whole genome shotgun sequence and encodes:
- the LOC135334384 gene encoding rab11 family-interacting protein 5-like; amino-acid sequence: MISWELSSNRMNSSTDWVPSHVQITINQGRELLLKSKSASSELYVTVCTEKEKIVTSSVPKSTEPEWNFISEIPLMSLDTTLHIAVRQKGRLSDELIGYIAIPLSGFQLTSKLVTHWYKLGSRPGKQNLKLRGDLKVSIQLQFKWIQFSDTFAAEPTSSRKVYPVPTKAMLKRTKSDLKNQDRSSSWPNEGQQNEKSNNKAPKVKEKMSVFRRSFRKKNRSPALQDCDEEFTSFSSSPPVQHRACSNTIDVGSLNPEISKRPSGTSISDISSSESESSSSLKSNRALADALEEEETHEVEGDNVKRSPAARYYSFRTKKKRWSMHTLPIPTPSPAHTPTDRTPTLGEDTYIAKSNSIAHSPKFLRSRTQSLCVDDNSVLMSEMSYESAGEVNTTGKSPEVKRKQDPESGYNTSSSVHKIKHLAIGVDDTTEATKAEKRTSQDSPPGSTISISKLSSQQSSRTVSPTSRTQPPSAKGSISPSISFRQKPKTLSTSNGVKRQPKPRAPSTSTPNTRPSTTAATPTRSPAVSRTPSGSRLNGARPLSRGTRSVSMREKAPVRRRPKSVVIESSNNERRVKENIVCDERSPSNEAEKLDELQPATYISDERQHEDKTENETNNRLPESEHLSDETTECVQPSLVSAVKNMSEFESETVTLRTKSVKTVNPEEPNDPDQEYSSEMSLSLERDTSSSVILDGKKPKHTVAYSKASPLFKNGFHPVSLLPPSLMDYSSQTLPSRSKLAKQLSDSNFTSSHNPRPSTLSSSQEALALNRRGVTLRQPSRTSADNSVMHRRSMNIALLASYNPDILNSIPQSPPRDINSMEDLYREGSVSRISTTSTISQDSDRSSTPSTPNLYGGKSPGEIVSSAFKSRKPSGGLRQAINMYQDSRKQKKNNQRIPQKGLRVEEECLDRSTSSTESSPQVKRNRSAASAFSNVIHNPFSSLRRTKSLLNPASKPSITCIDTTDSGSVDDLQPPSLKVPSNSLVSIDSAKEKTPEENSSEENKGKTLPEESNIIKSPTRELKEDTPTLTDTSSIKTLTGAECNHLSVRRTSSPNPAGAVSSNHIRHTTCSSIGSEGIGSFTSEEVSLDDLMHHDCSHWSKEELVKELIHSKQRSKNAEDELKDVKNYLDNLLLRIMETNPALLSTVSSV